In the genome of Myxococcales bacterium, one region contains:
- a CDS encoding MFS transporter, giving the protein MNAAMERNVRLLMVFETSRYLLFWLPVFFLYFSSILPLEDVLLLEAVYYFGLVLLEVPSGWFSDRVGRRVTLLIAMAAQTVGGVLFVTTSSLLPFLVGQLCLAASEAFVSGTNNAMLYDSLSVVGREREIGAQSETMVSRGFLGLAISSLIGGVLAGFDMRIAYALAAAAGIAAFGLAWRMVEPAHPPAADESADRGQVSFFSVFGKLRDGTLLWVFAFAVAMTVFDHVPYEFLQPYIGFLTAGYGQGDYAPTPAVSGCLLCVMMLLASWSATRAMALSDRFGRGPALLLCMALQGAIIVGMMLVLHPAILLLIALRAVPMGLWYPMMNAIVQPKLDRGIRATYLSLQSLAGSLAFSGTLFLASWAVGDVATLNVELMSTLLTVYGIGVVVVLLALLAGIDKLHQD; this is encoded by the coding sequence GTGAACGCCGCCATGGAACGCAATGTACGGCTGCTGATGGTTTTCGAAACCAGCCGCTATTTGTTGTTCTGGTTGCCGGTGTTCTTTTTGTATTTCTCCTCGATCCTGCCACTCGAGGACGTGTTGCTCCTCGAGGCGGTTTACTACTTCGGCCTGGTCTTGCTCGAGGTGCCCTCGGGTTGGTTTTCAGACCGAGTCGGTCGACGCGTCACGCTGTTGATCGCGATGGCGGCACAGACCGTCGGCGGCGTCTTGTTCGTCACAACCTCGTCACTCTTACCCTTCCTCGTGGGCCAGTTATGCCTGGCGGCCTCAGAGGCGTTTGTGTCGGGAACCAACAACGCGATGCTCTATGACTCACTGAGTGTGGTGGGTCGTGAACGTGAGATTGGCGCGCAGAGCGAAACGATGGTCAGTCGCGGGTTCTTGGGGCTCGCGATCTCGTCGCTGATTGGCGGAGTGCTGGCGGGGTTTGACATGCGCATCGCCTACGCCCTGGCTGCTGCTGCCGGTATCGCCGCTTTTGGCCTGGCATGGCGAATGGTCGAGCCCGCGCACCCGCCGGCAGCCGATGAGTCGGCTGATCGAGGTCAAGTGAGTTTCTTCAGCGTGTTCGGAAAGCTGCGCGATGGGACTCTGTTGTGGGTATTCGCTTTTGCCGTGGCGATGACGGTGTTCGACCATGTTCCGTACGAGTTCCTGCAACCCTACATTGGATTTCTGACGGCCGGCTACGGCCAGGGCGACTACGCGCCGACCCCCGCGGTGTCGGGCTGTCTGTTATGTGTGATGATGCTACTGGCATCGTGGTCGGCGACCCGGGCGATGGCCCTGAGCGACCGATTCGGCCGGGGACCGGCACTGCTGCTCTGCATGGCTCTGCAAGGCGCGATCATCGTCGGCATGATGCTGGTTTTGCACCCGGCGATCCTGCTGCTGATTGCCCTGCGCGCCGTGCCCATGGGTCTGTGGTATCCGATGATGAACGCGATCGTGCAGCCGAAGCTCGATCGTGGAATCCGTGCGACCTATCTCTCGCTGCAGAGCCTGGCCGGGAGCCTGGCATTCTCGGGCACACTCTTTTTGGCATCCTGGGCCGTCGGCGATGTCGCGACGCTGAACGTGGAGCTGATGTCGACGTTGCTGACGGTCTACGGCATCGGTGTGGTGGTCGTGCTGCTCGCACTGCTCGCCGGCATCGACAAGCTGCATCAGGATTGA
- a CDS encoding phosphohydrolase has protein sequence MQDPQEIAGFTRMEDGTREDYQIIERAQEPFVAGLPDRILAHLRLLDGSFGGLKVDRMVHSLQTATRAQRDGRDEEYVVCALLHDIGDMLACHNHADIAAAILKPFVSEQNLWMVQMHGIFQGYYFWHHLDEDRNAREKYRDHPHYDHAAEFCALYDQCSFDPAYDTQPVEHFEPLVRRVLAQSRWDEYQD, from the coding sequence ATGCAGGATCCCCAGGAAATCGCCGGCTTCACCCGCATGGAAGACGGCACCCGAGAGGACTATCAAATTATCGAGCGCGCCCAGGAACCCTTCGTGGCCGGGTTGCCCGACCGAATTCTCGCACACCTGCGCCTTCTCGATGGCAGCTTTGGGGGATTGAAGGTTGATCGCATGGTGCACAGTCTGCAGACGGCCACGCGTGCCCAGCGCGACGGGCGCGACGAAGAGTACGTCGTCTGTGCACTGTTGCACGACATCGGGGACATGCTGGCGTGTCACAACCACGCCGATATCGCGGCGGCGATCCTCAAACCCTTCGTTTCCGAGCAAAATCTCTGGATGGTCCAGATGCACGGGATCTTTCAGGGATACTATTTCTGGCACCACCTGGACGAGGATCGCAACGCCCGAGAGAAGTACCGAGACCACCCGCACTACGATCACGCCGCCGAATTCTGCGCGCTCTATGATCAGTGCTCGTTCGATCCAGCTTACGACACGCAACCCGTCGAGCACTTCGAACCGCTGGTGCGGCGCGTTCTGGCACAATCCAGATGGGACGAGTACCAGGACTAA
- a CDS encoding FAD-dependent oxidoreductase — MTQNPDVLVVGGGVIGVCTAYALQERGVSTTLVERGEICAGASHGNGGWIFPSESSPIPGPGVIRESLPWLIDPESPLYIRPRPSLSLLRWMWKFRAACNETDMRRSYGLRRALSLASLELYEKLAAIDGLEFGFKREGLIIACRTRKAMTEAEQDLRLLEAEGGSAKWLSADELCQRNRSLSPNLAGGIELPADAHITPGDFVRNLAALLERRGVSIRPNTEVLDIEWSRRAPVRVRTTRGDFTASEVVLAAGAWTPELSRSLGLRVPVQAAKGYSISVERPEDYPETPVMLAEAKVFVTPMGAMLRMGGTLELAGLDLRINRRRLDAVARATRTYMPGLAPTPTIEIWRGLRPLTPDDLPIIGRPRGTAGLILATGHGMSGISQGPMTGELIAQIVTGEKPSLDIAPFSPDRF, encoded by the coding sequence TTGACCCAGAATCCCGATGTCCTGGTCGTAGGCGGGGGCGTGATTGGCGTCTGCACCGCCTATGCGCTCCAAGAGCGTGGCGTGAGCACCACCCTCGTGGAACGCGGTGAGATCTGCGCGGGGGCATCTCATGGCAATGGAGGCTGGATCTTCCCAAGCGAGAGTTCACCGATTCCAGGTCCTGGGGTCATTCGGGAATCGTTGCCCTGGCTGATCGATCCGGAGAGCCCGCTCTACATCCGGCCACGCCCGAGCCTCTCTCTCTTGCGCTGGATGTGGAAGTTCCGAGCCGCATGCAATGAAACCGACATGCGCAGGAGCTATGGACTGCGCCGGGCGTTGAGTCTCGCCAGCCTCGAATTGTACGAAAAGCTCGCAGCGATCGACGGCCTGGAATTTGGATTCAAACGGGAGGGGCTGATCATCGCGTGCCGTACCCGCAAAGCGATGACAGAAGCCGAGCAAGACCTCCGCCTGCTGGAGGCCGAAGGTGGGAGCGCAAAGTGGCTGAGCGCCGACGAGCTGTGTCAACGAAATCGATCCCTCAGCCCGAATCTGGCCGGGGGGATCGAGCTTCCAGCGGATGCACACATCACACCGGGCGACTTTGTGCGCAACCTCGCCGCTCTACTCGAACGACGCGGGGTTTCGATTCGGCCAAACACGGAAGTGTTGGACATCGAGTGGTCGCGGCGCGCACCGGTCCGTGTCCGCACCACGCGCGGCGACTTCACTGCGAGCGAGGTCGTGCTCGCGGCAGGCGCATGGACTCCGGAGCTTTCGCGCAGCCTGGGACTGCGTGTGCCCGTCCAAGCCGCCAAGGGTTACAGCATCAGCGTCGAGCGCCCCGAAGATTATCCCGAAACCCCGGTCATGCTCGCCGAGGCCAAGGTCTTCGTCACGCCGATGGGCGCGATGCTTCGCATGGGCGGCACCCTCGAGCTGGCGGGACTCGACCTGCGCATCAATCGCCGCCGCCTCGACGCGGTGGCCCGTGCCACCCGCACCTATATGCCCGGGCTCGCCCCCACTCCGACGATCGAAATCTGGCGCGGCCTCCGACCCCTGACTCCCGACGACCTCCCCATCATCGGTCGACCTCGCGGCACCGCGGGCTTGATCCTGGCAACGGGACACGGGATGTCGGGGATCTCCCAGGGTCCGATGACGGGCGAACTGATCGCGCAGATCGTCACAGGGGAGAAACCGTCCCTCGATATCGCACCCTTCTCACCCGATCGTTTCTGA
- a CDS encoding SDR family oxidoreductase, with amino-acid sequence MAGVEGRVALVTGAGSADGIGFAIARLLRAKGAKVAITSTTDRIFERLEELGGGHDQTFAKTADLTDSALVASLIEAVEDALGPIDIVVNNAGMVQVGRDEPWSPLLETSDESWRYLIDINLTSVFLVTKALLPGMIERKYGRIVQMSSVTGPVVGIPGGAAYGAAKAGLLGMARSLAIEAGPHVTVNCIGPGWIKTAVSEEDDILAGRHTPAGRAGTPEEVGHVAVFLASEEASYITGQLIVVDGGNTIQEYKVAL; translated from the coding sequence ATGGCGGGTGTCGAAGGACGAGTTGCACTGGTGACGGGTGCGGGCAGTGCAGACGGGATCGGGTTCGCAATCGCACGCTTGCTCAGGGCCAAGGGCGCAAAGGTCGCCATCACATCGACGACGGATCGGATCTTCGAGCGGCTCGAGGAACTGGGTGGCGGTCACGACCAAACCTTTGCAAAGACCGCAGATCTCACGGATTCTGCCTTGGTCGCGTCCTTGATCGAGGCAGTCGAGGATGCGCTCGGTCCGATCGATATCGTGGTCAACAACGCGGGCATGGTGCAGGTCGGCCGAGATGAACCGTGGTCGCCGTTGCTCGAAACCTCGGACGAAAGCTGGCGCTACCTGATCGACATCAACCTGACGAGTGTATTCCTCGTGACCAAGGCCCTGCTTCCTGGGATGATCGAGCGCAAATACGGTCGAATCGTGCAAATGTCATCGGTCACGGGTCCGGTGGTCGGCATTCCGGGAGGTGCCGCCTATGGCGCCGCAAAGGCCGGCCTGCTCGGCATGGCCCGGTCGCTTGCCATCGAAGCCGGTCCACATGTGACCGTCAACTGCATCGGGCCGGGATGGATCAAGACCGCGGTCAGCGAAGAGGACGACATCCTCGCCGGTCGCCACACACCGGCGGGCCGGGCGGGTACACCGGAAGAAGTAGGCCACGTCGCCGTGTTCCTCGCGAGCGAAGAGGCGAGTTACATCACCGGCCAACTCATCGTCGTAGACGGCGGCAACACCATTCAGGAATACAAGGTTGCGCTCTAG
- a CDS encoding aminotransferase class III-fold pyridoxal phosphate-dependent enzyme: MSSTTRSQTEAKAESVLEAQAPAFSIEEAEALAQQAFDIQASAQLLVSERDQNFRLRAKDGSEWVLKIANPAENPALLDMQTQALLHIAQMDPSLGIPRVKATPGGALFHEVDGSDGRRFITRVLSFLPGQLLDEAMLHPALGRDVGATAARLARALRGFFHPVARHELLWDLTQAPGLRKRTHLIEEPGRRRVVEEVLDHFEAEVLPRLKTLRAQVIHNDVSCMNTLVDGNRVTGVIDFGDLIHAPLVCDLAVPISELIGKHPDPIATAAEITAGYHAVTALEDEELRLIFDLVATRCAMSVAVANWRVCDHPENTDYIMAGVQETGELLERMSGWGAERMYTALRRACATPVSIAVSDFAATSSSEDDLQSLIERRRQRLGPELELSYDNPVHVVRGEGVWLIDSTGRSLLDAYNNVPSVGHCHPTVVQALARQAATLNTNTRYIYKSVIEYADRLTATMPGDLSVCMFVCSGSEANDLAWRLAKAHTGNSGGIVMEDAYHGTTDAIYEFSPAEFGEGRPLAAHIATVLAPDGYRGKFRRDDPRYANHYAACLDNAIASLDSRGFAPAMFLLDLILASNGVIVSPPGYLSAAFEKVRAAGGLCVADEVQSGFGRTGDHFWGFQAHDVVPDIVTLGKPIGNGLSMAAVVTTPAIVASLMKECEFFSTTGGNPVSCAVGLAVLDVLEEEGLQERAARVGAVLRAKIEELAEQHPLIGDVRGAGLFIGVELVRDRSTLEPAAKEARAIVNRMRDLGVLVGREGRYGNVLKIRPPLVFDENHVQQLIAALDQALREL; the protein is encoded by the coding sequence ATGTCCTCCACCACCCGATCCCAGACCGAAGCCAAAGCCGAAAGCGTATTGGAAGCGCAGGCCCCGGCATTTTCGATCGAGGAAGCCGAAGCACTCGCCCAGCAGGCCTTCGACATCCAGGCGTCCGCACAGCTACTGGTCAGCGAGCGGGATCAGAACTTTCGATTGCGCGCCAAGGATGGGAGCGAGTGGGTTCTCAAGATCGCGAATCCTGCTGAGAATCCGGCGCTGCTAGACATGCAGACTCAGGCGCTGCTGCACATCGCCCAGATGGACCCGAGCCTGGGGATTCCCCGGGTCAAGGCGACTCCCGGCGGCGCGCTGTTTCATGAAGTCGACGGTTCAGACGGGCGGCGTTTCATCACCCGGGTGCTCAGCTTTCTACCGGGTCAATTGCTCGATGAAGCCATGCTACACCCGGCGCTCGGGCGCGATGTCGGGGCCACGGCTGCGCGCCTGGCCCGGGCCCTGCGCGGCTTCTTTCATCCCGTGGCTCGCCACGAACTGCTCTGGGATCTCACCCAGGCGCCGGGGCTGCGCAAGCGAACTCACCTCATCGAAGAACCCGGACGCCGCCGCGTTGTCGAGGAGGTTCTCGATCACTTCGAAGCGGAGGTGCTTCCAAGACTAAAGACGCTGCGCGCGCAGGTTATCCACAACGATGTCAGCTGTATGAACACCCTCGTTGACGGAAACCGCGTAACAGGCGTCATCGACTTTGGTGATCTCATTCACGCACCGCTGGTCTGTGATCTCGCGGTGCCGATTTCAGAGTTGATCGGCAAACACCCAGATCCCATCGCTACCGCGGCAGAGATCACGGCGGGCTATCACGCCGTTACCGCGTTGGAGGACGAAGAACTTCGCCTGATTTTCGATCTCGTAGCCACCCGATGTGCGATGTCCGTCGCCGTTGCGAACTGGCGCGTATGCGATCACCCGGAAAACACCGATTACATCATGGCGGGGGTCCAGGAGACCGGGGAACTGCTCGAAAGAATGAGCGGGTGGGGGGCAGAGCGCATGTACACGGCACTTCGCCGCGCCTGCGCGACGCCGGTCTCCATCGCGGTTTCGGATTTTGCCGCGACCTCGTCAAGCGAAGACGATCTGCAATCGCTCATCGAGCGGCGCCGGCAACGTCTCGGGCCGGAATTGGAACTCTCCTACGACAACCCTGTTCACGTCGTGCGTGGCGAGGGGGTGTGGCTCATCGATTCAACGGGGCGCTCGCTTCTCGACGCGTACAACAACGTCCCCTCAGTCGGACATTGTCATCCCACCGTCGTGCAGGCCCTCGCCCGACAAGCCGCGACACTGAACACCAACACGCGTTACATCTATAAATCCGTCATTGAGTACGCGGATCGCCTCACCGCAACCATGCCCGGCGATCTTTCGGTCTGCATGTTCGTATGCTCGGGAAGCGAAGCCAACGATCTCGCCTGGCGTCTCGCCAAAGCGCACACGGGGAACTCCGGCGGCATCGTGATGGAGGACGCCTATCACGGCACCACCGACGCGATTTACGAATTCTCCCCCGCCGAATTCGGCGAAGGCAGACCGCTGGCCGCGCACATTGCCACGGTCCTCGCACCGGATGGTTACCGAGGAAAATTCCGCAGGGACGATCCACGATACGCTAACCACTACGCGGCATGTTTAGACAACGCCATCGCGTCCCTAGATAGCCGGGGCTTTGCGCCCGCCATGTTCCTTCTCGACCTGATCCTCGCCTCCAATGGCGTCATCGTTTCGCCTCCGGGCTACCTCTCCGCAGCCTTCGAAAAAGTCCGTGCGGCCGGAGGGCTGTGCGTGGCCGATGAAGTGCAGTCGGGTTTCGGACGAACCGGCGATCACTTCTGGGGATTCCAAGCCCACGACGTGGTTCCAGACATCGTCACTCTCGGGAAACCAATCGGGAATGGACTTTCGATGGCCGCGGTGGTGACAACACCCGCAATCGTGGCGTCGCTCATGAAAGAATGCGAATTCTTCAGTACAACGGGCGGCAACCCGGTGTCGTGTGCGGTGGGGCTCGCGGTTCTCGATGTGTTGGAAGAAGAAGGGTTGCAAGAGCGCGCGGCACGGGTCGGCGCAGTGCTTCGTGCGAAGATCGAAGAGCTCGCAGAGCAACATCCCCTGATCGGAGATGTGCGAGGGGCCGGCCTGTTCATCGGCGTGGAATTGGTGCGCGATCGTTCGACCCTCGAACCGGCGGCGAAAGAGGCCCGCGCCATCGTCAATCGAATGCGAGATTTAGGGGTGCTCGTGGGACGCGAGGGCCGCTACGGCAACGTGTTGAAAATCCGCCCCCCTTTGGTCTTCGACGAGAACCATGTCCAACAACTCATAGCCGCACTCGATCAAGCCCTTCGGGAGCTCTAG
- a CDS encoding methyltransferase, whose translation MSTTIQTELGYLIPSTEKPIYIASEAGADARLDISAKFASHAVTIHDAREMKPAPTLDREGFRLIRHDTSVSDFYDDAEVSEVYEREAENLVLQATGASHVVVFDNTRRSDATDIRGARNVREPSAVIHNDYSDASALRRARDILSDQEADARLQHRFAIVNVWRSIAGPVLTTPLAICDARTIRDADLVASERRAKDRIGELQLVIHNPDHRWYWFSAMTPGEVVLIKTFDSSLDGPARRAIHAAFVNPDAPADAAPRESIETRVLVFFD comes from the coding sequence ATGTCGACGACAATTCAAACTGAGTTGGGCTATTTGATCCCGTCAACGGAGAAGCCAATCTATATCGCGTCTGAAGCTGGGGCGGATGCGCGGTTGGATATCTCGGCGAAGTTCGCATCCCATGCGGTCACGATCCATGACGCCCGGGAAATGAAACCTGCCCCCACACTGGATCGGGAAGGGTTTCGCCTGATCAGGCATGACACATCGGTCTCTGATTTTTATGACGATGCAGAAGTCAGTGAGGTGTATGAACGCGAGGCTGAAAACCTGGTGCTGCAGGCGACCGGGGCCTCTCATGTTGTCGTGTTCGATAACACGCGCCGTTCTGATGCCACGGATATACGTGGCGCCCGCAATGTTCGCGAGCCGTCTGCGGTAATTCACAACGACTACTCGGATGCCTCTGCTCTCCGGCGGGCTCGTGATATCTTGTCCGATCAGGAAGCTGATGCCCGCTTGCAGCACCGCTTTGCCATCGTCAACGTCTGGCGCTCCATCGCCGGGCCGGTGCTTACCACGCCGCTGGCCATCTGTGATGCAAGGACCATTCGCGATGCCGACCTTGTCGCCAGTGAACGTCGCGCAAAAGACAGAATCGGCGAGTTGCAACTCGTAATCCACAACCCCGACCACCGCTGGTATTGGTTTTCCGCCATGACACCTGGCGAAGTGGTGCTGATCAAAACCTTCGATTCCAGTCTGGACGGCCCGGCCCGGAGGGCAATCCACGCCGCATTTGTCAACCCAGATGCTCCCGCCGATGCCGCACCGCGTGAGAGCATTGAAACGCGGGTTCTAGTATTCTTCGACTAG
- a CDS encoding glycosyltransferase family 4 protein, producing MSERGPILINAVSQVFGGGVVVAQNLTAKMAELRPDDRLILVSSLDEVAEFSYPENVEVCHLPALLSRPNRWYYEQRHLPAVIAERGARAILNLGGFACARAKVPQLGVWQNPHIYTPTPIAQPLGLRLYAAIQRVVARLSLSKNVQNIFLTEASITDARSWWPMDEIAHTVINNGVDRGRIVKRNARPSAERDNTVLSIGHLYYHKNYEAMIDAIACYRDRYGDDLELEIVGSRWDEAYSKSLDQRIIDRKVGDLVTLSGTATAEEVASKLDRAGVYLITSRLETFGLTTLEAMGSGLPVVVADASCLPEVAGDAALYCDPNDPNDIAEKLHRVLSDPSLQADLRERGFARVEEFSWDRAAERYWEEIDRAIRGGLD from the coding sequence GTGAGTGAGCGTGGTCCGATCCTGATCAACGCGGTATCGCAGGTATTTGGCGGTGGCGTGGTGGTGGCGCAAAACCTGACCGCGAAGATGGCCGAGTTGCGGCCCGACGATCGGCTGATTCTCGTCAGCTCATTGGATGAAGTTGCCGAATTTTCGTATCCGGAAAATGTCGAGGTGTGTCATCTGCCTGCGCTGCTCTCGCGCCCGAATCGTTGGTATTACGAGCAGCGGCACCTGCCGGCGGTGATTGCTGAGCGAGGTGCCCGCGCGATACTCAATCTGGGCGGCTTCGCGTGTGCGCGAGCGAAGGTTCCGCAATTGGGAGTCTGGCAAAACCCGCATATCTATACGCCTACTCCGATCGCGCAACCGCTTGGGTTGCGTCTGTATGCGGCGATTCAGCGCGTCGTTGCGCGCCTGTCGCTCAGCAAGAATGTTCAAAATATATTCCTCACCGAGGCGTCGATCACGGATGCGCGCAGCTGGTGGCCGATGGATGAGATTGCCCATACGGTGATCAACAACGGCGTGGATCGAGGTCGCATCGTCAAGCGCAATGCGCGGCCATCGGCAGAGCGCGATAATACGGTGCTGTCGATCGGTCATCTCTATTACCACAAGAATTACGAAGCGATGATTGACGCGATTGCCTGCTATCGCGATCGCTATGGCGATGATCTCGAACTCGAGATCGTGGGCTCGCGCTGGGATGAGGCGTATTCAAAATCTCTCGATCAGCGCATCATCGACCGGAAAGTCGGCGATCTCGTGACCCTGTCCGGAACTGCGACCGCTGAGGAAGTGGCCAGCAAGCTAGACCGGGCCGGCGTCTACTTGATCACCTCGCGGCTCGAGACCTTCGGCTTGACGACGCTCGAGGCGATGGGCTCGGGTCTGCCGGTGGTCGTTGCCGACGCGAGTTGTCTGCCGGAAGTGGCGGGCGACGCGGCGCTCTACTGCGATCCGAACGACCCCAATGACATCGCCGAAAAATTGCATCGCGTGTTGTCGGATCCGTCCTTGCAAGCAGATCTGCGCGAGCGCGGCTTTGCGCGGGTCGAGGAATTTTCTTGGGACCGCGCGGCCGAGCGCTATTGGGAAGAGATTGACCGCGCGATTCGCGGTGGTTTGGATTGA
- the fghA gene encoding S-formylglutathione hydrolase, with translation METISEAKMFGGVQGVYRHASEATDCDMEFAVFVPPQAQEGPVPVLTYLSGLTCSWENVTVKAGAQRFAASAGMILVAPDTSPRGTDFSGEHESYDFGSGAGFYVDATQDPWSQNYRMYSYVVDELPKLIEANFPADSTRQGIFGHSMGGHGALVIALRNPERYQSVSAFAPIVAPSQCPWGEKAFGGYLGPDREAWKEYDATELIAHNRWNSEILIDQGSADNFLESQLKPEQFREACDAANISLTLRYQEGYDHSYYFIATFMEDHIAHHAKLLSG, from the coding sequence TTGGAGACGATCAGCGAAGCGAAAATGTTCGGCGGCGTGCAGGGGGTTTACCGGCACGCGTCCGAGGCAACAGACTGCGACATGGAATTTGCGGTCTTTGTGCCACCCCAGGCCCAGGAGGGACCGGTTCCGGTGCTCACCTATTTATCGGGCCTCACCTGCAGTTGGGAGAACGTGACGGTCAAGGCCGGTGCCCAGCGCTTCGCCGCAAGCGCGGGAATGATCTTGGTTGCTCCCGACACGAGTCCTCGAGGCACCGATTTTTCCGGTGAACACGAAAGCTACGACTTCGGCTCGGGAGCCGGTTTCTACGTGGACGCAACACAGGATCCGTGGTCTCAAAACTACCGGATGTACAGCTACGTAGTGGATGAACTCCCGAAGCTCATCGAAGCGAACTTTCCCGCGGACTCCACGAGGCAGGGAATCTTCGGCCACTCCATGGGGGGCCACGGCGCCCTGGTAATCGCGTTGCGAAATCCGGAGCGCTACCAGTCGGTTTCCGCATTCGCGCCCATCGTTGCTCCGAGCCAGTGTCCATGGGGCGAAAAGGCATTTGGGGGATACCTGGGCCCAGACCGCGAGGCTTGGAAGGAATACGACGCGACGGAATTGATCGCGCACAATCGTTGGAACTCCGAGATCTTGATCGATCAGGGCAGCGCCGACAATTTTCTCGAAAGCCAACTCAAGCCTGAACAATTTCGCGAGGCATGCGATGCCGCCAACATCAGCCTGACCCTGCGTTACCAGGAAGGTTACGACCACAGCTACTACTTCATCGCGACATTCATGGAAGACCACATCGCCCACCACGCGAAGCTGCTATCCGGTTGA
- a CDS encoding methylamine utilization protein, with amino-acid sequence MKKQTLLRASILMIVVGTAQAEDVVVVQKDKAFSRRIVTLVVGDRLVFKNEDSVIHHTYSLDADFIFSSIRQKPGGDTSIVMNSPGTATIRCGIHPRMKLVVNVKQSRK; translated from the coding sequence ATGAAGAAACAAACGCTGCTGAGGGCAAGCATATTGATGATTGTCGTGGGCACCGCCCAGGCGGAGGACGTGGTCGTGGTCCAGAAGGACAAGGCCTTCTCCCGCAGGATCGTCACGCTTGTCGTCGGTGACCGACTTGTCTTCAAGAACGAAGACTCCGTGATACACCACACGTACTCGCTGGACGCTGACTTCATCTTTAGTTCGATCCGTCAGAAGCCAGGCGGCGATACGTCGATCGTCATGAACTCGCCAGGCACTGCGACGATTCGTTGCGGCATTCATCCCAGGATGAAGCTCGTCGTCAATGTGAAGCAGAGCCGAAAATAG
- a CDS encoding DUF2855 family protein, whose translation MSVDNISLSNVDFLVDKSAWHKTRFVENPIPADIAPGQVLFRVDRFAFTANNISYAGAGDLLKYWNFFPTEPGWGRLPTMGFADVIASNYEGVSVGTRCFGFYPMSKYLLIEPSSASPTSIVDGVAHRADIAPAYSQYRPTETDPTYSAQYEDELMLTRGLFLTSFLADDFLAESNHYGATSVLISSASSKTSIALAFRVAEQGQAKAIGLTSARNLEFVESTGFYDRVLTYDAIGSLPTDEPSVFVDMAGNIKISREIHEHLGSSLKYSMSIGATHWDAGGGDRDFSGPKREFFFAPSQIQKRVAEWGPQEFQDRLGASLQAFVESTHKWLRVERAYGRDGVERVYQATLQGSARPDQGNVLSLWDDEQAASGS comes from the coding sequence ATGTCTGTAGACAACATCTCTCTGTCCAATGTCGATTTCCTGGTCGACAAGAGCGCCTGGCACAAGACTCGTTTTGTCGAGAACCCGATCCCTGCGGACATCGCGCCCGGCCAGGTGCTCTTCCGAGTCGACCGCTTCGCTTTCACGGCCAACAACATCAGCTACGCCGGGGCGGGCGACCTGCTCAAGTATTGGAACTTCTTTCCCACCGAACCGGGCTGGGGAAGACTGCCGACGATGGGCTTTGCTGATGTGATTGCCTCCAACTACGAGGGCGTATCGGTCGGCACGCGCTGCTTCGGTTTCTACCCGATGTCGAAATATCTGTTGATCGAACCGTCCTCGGCATCTCCGACATCGATCGTAGACGGCGTGGCCCACCGAGCAGACATCGCTCCTGCTTACAGCCAATATCGACCCACCGAAACCGATCCGACTTATTCCGCACAGTACGAAGACGAGTTGATGCTGACCCGCGGACTCTTCTTGACATCTTTTCTGGCTGACGATTTTCTCGCAGAGAGCAACCACTACGGTGCAACCTCCGTGTTGATTTCGAGCGCCTCGAGCAAGACCTCCATCGCACTGGCTTTTCGCGTGGCGGAGCAAGGTCAAGCCAAAGCAATTGGGCTGACATCCGCGCGGAATCTCGAGTTCGTGGAGAGCACTGGGTTCTACGACCGAGTGCTGACGTATGACGCGATCGGCTCGCTGCCGACTGACGAACCGAGCGTCTTTGTCGACATGGCGGGAAACATCAAAATTTCACGCGAGATTCACGAACACCTCGGATCGAGTCTCAAGTACAGCATGAGCATCGGAGCCACCCACTGGGACGCGGGCGGTGGAGACCGAGACTTCTCGGGCCCCAAGCGAGAGTTCTTCTTCGCACCCTCTCAGATTCAAAAGCGCGTGGCCGAATGGGGGCCCCAGGAGTTCCAGGACCGACTCGGGGCTTCGCTTCAGGCGTTCGTCGAGTCAACCCACAAGTGGCTGCGGGTCGAGCGCGCCTACGGTCGAGATGGGGTGGAGAGGGTCTACCAGGCCACCCTCCAGGGCAGCGCGCGCCCGGATCAGGGCAACGTCCTGTCGCTTTGGGACGATGAACAGGCGGCCTCTGGCAGCTGA